The genomic stretch CGGCCGCGCATCAAGCGTTACTGCTAATCAAAGCCATGATCGCCGCCGCCAATGCTGACGGCGCCATTGACGCCAACGAACGCAACCAGATTGTGGGCCGACTTGAACAGGCGGGTCTTTCAGGCGAAGACCGTGGGTTCATCTTGAATGAATTTCTCAATCCGCCGACGATGATCGATATCGTCGGCGCGGTCAATTCGCCCGATCTTGCCAAACAGGTCTACGCCGTGTCGCTATTCGCCATTGAAGTCGATACCGAAGCGGAGAAGAACTACATGGAATTGCTCGCGCTGAAGCTGTCTTTGAGCGAGCAGGACGTTCAACAAATTGAAAACGAACTCGGACTCAACGAAGCCTAAGGAGGAATGAACCATGTCACAGTGGTATTTAAGTTATGATGGGAACCAGGTAGGCCCCTTTGACCGAACCCAAGCCATCGCAAAAGCGCAAGAAAGCCCCAACGGCTTCGCCTGGCGCAACGGCTTCGCCGAATGGATGCCGATTGCCCAAGTGGGTGAACTCAATCCATCCGCCATGACTGGCTCAGCGCCGCCGCCGGTTACGACCCGCGTCGCGGATGAGATAGATTTTAAAATCATCGGATCGGAAATGCAGTTCGTCGAGATCGAACTCGACCCGGGCGAAAGCGCCGTCGCGGAAGCAGGTTCGATGATGTATAAAGAATCCACCATTGAAATGCAAACCATCTTCGGCGATGGAACCAACCAGGACCAAGGCTTCATGGGAAAACTGCTCGGCGCGGGAAAACGCCTGTTGACGGGCGAGTCATTGTTTATGACGGTGTTCACCCACACAGGGCAGGGAAAAGCGCATGTCTCGTTCGCGGCGCCGTACCCTGGAAACATCATCCCCGTGACGTTGGCGAACATGGGCGGATGCTTGATCTGCCAGAAAGACAGCTTCGTTTGCGCAGCGAAAGGCGTCTCCATCGGCATCGCGTTTCAGCGCAAAATTTTAACTGGGCTATTCGGCGGCGAAGGCTTTATCATGCAGAAACTCGAAGGTGACGGCATGTGTTTTCTGCACGCTGGCGGAACCGTGGTCGAGCGGCAATTAGGCCCTGGCGAAGTGTTGCATGTCGACACCGGTTGCGTGGTCGCGTATGAACCGCAGATTGATTTTGATATTCAACAAGCAGGCAACATCAAATCCATGTTGTTCGGCGGCGAGGGTTTGTTCTTTGCGACGCTGCGCGGGCCGGGAAAAATCTGGCTGCAATCGCTTCCGTTCTCGCGACTGGCGGGACGTATGCTGGCGGCTGTTCCTGGCAACCGAAAAGGCGGCACAGGCGAAGGCTCCGTGCTTGGCGGCCTTGGAAACCTGTTGGATGGAGACGGGCTCTAAAATGGAACGTACAATGAAAAAATATCTGATTGCGCTTGCGGTTTTCGTAGGCGCATTTCTTTTCCTTGGGCTGACATCGGCGGTGTACTTACTCTATCAAACAGCCTTGCCTAATTTCAAAAATGCTCAGTTCCGCGCGAAAATTGTCCGCGCAAACGCAGACATACGAATGTTATCGCATGGATTGGATGCGTTTTGGTTGGATAGCAATAAATACCCGATCGCGGATAAATCAAGATGGATTGAAAATGCTGGAGTGATGATTGATGGATATCCAAATCTTGCAAATCTAACCTCGCCGATTGGTTATCTTGTGAATTATCCAATTGATCCTCTGGATCAAGATAAAAAAGGCTATCGCTATTTCTCTGACGGCAATACGTTTTACATCATAGTTTCAAATGGCCCGGATGAAGACATTGATATTGATGAACGATTATTCAAAGGCGATGTAGCGCCCTTCCAGCCTTTGATTTATAACCCGTCGAATGGGCTGATCAGCGATGGCGACATTTTCTATACAAACCAGGGTAATCCGCTCAAGCCAGAGGATAGACCATCACCGCCTCTTGCACCGCCTGCTCCGGTTGAGATCAAAGAAGCAACGAGTGCAAACTAAAACGACTTTTTAAATACTCAGGCATATTGCGTTCGGCGCGGGCGCAACTC from Candidatus Hinthialibacter antarcticus encodes the following:
- a CDS encoding tellurite resistance TerB family protein, whose product is MINPEQMLGSMLFSGLGGKAGKKLNKKLRKGMGGMGGIGGGMLGMGALGVAIAAFDHFVVDKKRNQAGVQGGFAQQQPQINHPGAPPSTPPPPPPGQSQAAAPPPVEPTQPTVPVEVPDTPAAHQALLLIKAMIAAANADGAIDANERNQIVGRLEQAGLSGEDRGFILNEFLNPPTMIDIVGAVNSPDLAKQVYAVSLFAIEVDTEAEKNYMELLALKLSLSEQDVQQIENELGLNEA
- a CDS encoding TIGR00266 family protein, whose product is MSQWYLSYDGNQVGPFDRTQAIAKAQESPNGFAWRNGFAEWMPIAQVGELNPSAMTGSAPPPVTTRVADEIDFKIIGSEMQFVEIELDPGESAVAEAGSMMYKESTIEMQTIFGDGTNQDQGFMGKLLGAGKRLLTGESLFMTVFTHTGQGKAHVSFAAPYPGNIIPVTLANMGGCLICQKDSFVCAAKGVSIGIAFQRKILTGLFGGEGFIMQKLEGDGMCFLHAGGTVVERQLGPGEVLHVDTGCVVAYEPQIDFDIQQAGNIKSMLFGGEGLFFATLRGPGKIWLQSLPFSRLAGRMLAAVPGNRKGGTGEGSVLGGLGNLLDGDGL